A window from Vulpes vulpes isolate BD-2025 chromosome 9, VulVul3, whole genome shotgun sequence encodes these proteins:
- the LOC112913217 gene encoding olfactory receptor-like protein OLF4: protein MESDNDTRISEFLLLGFSRESELQPLIFGLFLSMYLITVFGNLLIILAVSSDSHLHTPMYFFLTNLSFVDICFISTTVPKMLQNIQTGSKVITYPGCITQIYFFLLFAGCDDFLLSMMAYDRFVAICHPLHYTVIMNPWFCVLLVLVAWIISVLNSLLQSLMVLQLSFCAGMEIPHFFCDLNQVIGHACSDRFLNDMVMYFATVLLGVAPLPGILFSYSKIVSSICGISSIQGKYKAFSTCASHLSVVSLFYCTGLGVYLSSAAPQSSHASVVASVMYTVVTPMLNPFIYSLRNRDIKRALKRIIGVPVM from the coding sequence atggAATCAGACAACGATACACGAATTTCAGAGTTCCTTCTTCTGGGATTCTCAAGGGAATCAGAACTGCAGCCCCTCATATTTGGGCTTTTCCTCTCCATGTACCTGATCACTGTGTTTGGAAACTTGCTAATCATCCTGGCTGTCAGCTCTGactcccacctccacacccccatgtacttcttcctcaccaACCTGTCCTTTGTAGACATCTGTTTCATCTCCACTACTGTCCCCAAGATGCTCCAGAACATTCAGACTGGGAGTAAAGTCATAACCTACCCAGGATGCATCACACAGATATACTTTTTCCTACTCTTTGCAGGATGTGACGATTTTCTCTTGAGTatgatggcctatgaccgctttGTGGCCATCTGCCATCCCCTGCACTACACAGTCATCATGAACCCCTGGTTCTGTGTACTGCTTGTTCTGGTGGCCTGGATCATCAGTGTTCTCAATTCCTTGTTACAGAGCTTAATGGTGTTACAACTGTCCTTCTGTGCAGGCATGGAAATCCCCCATTTTTTCTGTGACCTCAATCAGGTAATTGGGCATGCCTGTTCTGACAGATTTCTTAATGACATGGTGATGTATTTTGCAACTGTGCTGCTGGGTGTGGCTCCCTTGCCTGGGATCCTTTTCTCTTATTCTAAGATAGTTTCCTCCATATGCGGAATATCATCAATTCAGGGTAAGTATAAAGCATTTTCCACCTGTGCATCTCACCTCTCAGTTGTCTCCTTATTTTACTGTACAGGCTTAGGAGTATACCTTAGCTCTGCTGCGCCCCAAAGCTCCCATGCAAGTGTAGTGGCCTCGGTGATGTACACAGTGGTCACGCCCATGCTGAACCCCTTCATCTACAGCCTGAGGAACAGAGATATAAAGAGGGCTCTGAAAAGAATCATTGGGGTTCCTGTGATGTAA
- the LOC112913218 gene encoding olfactory receptor 7A17-like, with protein MEPGNDTQISRFLLLGLSNKPGLQLPIFGLFLFMYLITVFGNLLIILAVGSDSHLHTPMYFFLANLSFVDICFTSTTIPKMLVNIQTQSKFISYTGCISQICFSLLFAGWDDFLLAVMAYDRFVAICHPLHYMVIMNPRVCGLLVLVSWIISVLNSLLQSLMVLQLSFCSEVEIPHFFCELHQMIQLACSDTFLNDTIIYVSAVLLAGGPLTGILCSYSKIISSIHRISSAQGKYKAFSTCVSHLLVVSLFYCTVLGVYLSSAVTQSSHASAVASVMYMVITPMLNPFIYSLRNKDIKEALMRFFRRAVIKGTLCWW; from the coding sequence ATGGAACCAGGAAATGATACACAAAtttcaagatttcttcttttaggaTTGTCAAATAAACCAGGACTTCAGCTCCCCATATTTGGACTTTTCCTCTTCATGTACCTCATCACTGTGTTTGGAAACTTGCTCATTATCCTGGCTGTTGGCTCTGACTCTCACCTCCACACTCCCATGTACTTCTTTCTGGCCAACTTGTCCTTTGTAGACATCTGTTTCACCTCAACAACCATCCCCAAGATGCTGGTAAATATACAGACACAGAGCAAATTTATATCATATACAGGATGCATCAGCCAGATCTGCTTTTCCTTACTCTTTGCAGGCTGGGATGACTTTCTCTTGGCTGTGATGGCCTATGATCGTTTTGTGGCCATCTGCCACCCGTTGCACTACATGGTCATCATGAATCCCCGGGTCTGTGGACTGCTGGTTCTGGTGTCCTGGATCATCAGTGTTCTGAATTCCTTATTACAGAGCTTAATGGTTTTGCAGCTTTCCTTCTGTTCAGAGGTGGAAATCCCTCACTTTTTCTGTGAACTCCATCAGATGATCCAACTTGCCTGTTCTGATACCTTTCTTAATGACACAATAATATATGTTTCAGCTGTGCTGTTGGCTGGCGGTCCCCTTACTGGGATCCTTTGCTCATATTCAAAGATTATTTCCTCCATACATAGAATATCATCAGCTCAGGGAAAGTATAAAGCATTTTCCACCTGTGTATCTCATCTGTTGgttgtttccttattttattgCACTGTCCTGGGAGTGTACCTTAGCTCTGCTGTTACCCAGAGCTCCCATGCAAGTGCAGTAGCCTCGGTAATGTACATGGTCATCACGCCCATGCTGAACCCCTTCATCTACAGTCTGAGGAACAAAGATATAAAGGAGGCTCTGATGAGATTTTTCAGGAGGGCAGTTATAAAAGGAACATTGTGTTGGTGGTGA